A single region of the Planctomycetia bacterium genome encodes:
- a CDS encoding HlyD family efflux transporter periplasmic adaptor subunit — MSGSRSRRRKSRRGALRWKLAALVVAVGAAGGGAYWKLAPGAWKATVETPLTGQVVVGKFVHEIVERGDIQSSANVDVRSEVQLRSSASASLGVAILEIVPEGTFVEEGDFLVRLDDAVLQNELTLQTINCNASQASVIQAETTVETAKLALSEYESGTFKQEEEQLQSEIFVAEEAHRRSQEYVRYSERLAAKGYVTPIQLEADRFAVSKAAKELEVARTKQVVLHTYSKQKMMKQLESEVKTAEAKLQATLEIHSVEKARLDRIKTQIAKCVIAAPKAGQVVYANDQTSSGEPIVIEEGRMIRERQVIIRLPNPKQMQVLAKINESRIDLVRPGMLARVKIDALPDVELRGRVKKVSEYPLQQSSSFSAHIKEYATEIEILNPPPGLRPGMTAQAAVIAEERDGAAQVPLQAVMERDGRYYCLVHTPQGLQAKQVQVGPTNSKLVVIESGLEGTEQVVMTPKQYVDLIALPTPIDFPARVKPTAIARSHPAERTPAEARLAKSETASRIPKREPIKRPKAMLNDTSTTHGAGL; from the coding sequence TTGTCTGGTTCTCGTTCGAGGCGTCGGAAAAGTCGGCGCGGTGCGCTGCGCTGGAAGCTCGCCGCGCTGGTTGTGGCGGTCGGCGCTGCGGGGGGCGGGGCTTATTGGAAGCTCGCGCCGGGCGCTTGGAAGGCGACCGTCGAAACGCCGCTTACTGGGCAAGTCGTCGTCGGAAAGTTCGTCCATGAGATCGTCGAACGGGGCGACATTCAAAGCTCGGCCAACGTCGACGTCCGGAGCGAAGTACAGCTTCGCAGCAGCGCGAGTGCGAGCCTCGGCGTGGCGATCCTGGAGATCGTGCCGGAAGGAACCTTCGTCGAAGAAGGCGACTTCCTCGTTCGCCTCGACGATGCCGTCTTGCAAAACGAACTCACGTTGCAAACGATCAACTGCAACGCCAGCCAAGCCTCGGTGATCCAGGCCGAAACGACGGTCGAGACCGCCAAGCTAGCCCTTTCGGAATACGAGTCGGGCACGTTCAAGCAAGAAGAAGAACAACTCCAGAGCGAGATCTTCGTGGCCGAAGAAGCCCATCGTCGCTCGCAAGAATACGTGCGCTACAGCGAACGGCTCGCGGCTAAGGGTTACGTCACGCCGATCCAACTCGAAGCCGATCGCTTCGCCGTTTCCAAAGCCGCCAAGGAACTCGAAGTCGCGCGCACGAAGCAAGTCGTGCTGCATACCTACTCGAAGCAGAAGATGATGAAGCAATTGGAGTCGGAAGTGAAGACGGCCGAAGCCAAACTGCAAGCGACTCTCGAAATCCACTCCGTCGAAAAGGCGCGGCTCGACCGCATCAAAACCCAGATCGCGAAGTGCGTGATCGCGGCACCGAAAGCCGGCCAAGTCGTGTATGCCAACGATCAAACCTCGAGTGGCGAACCGATCGTGATCGAAGAAGGACGCATGATTCGAGAACGGCAAGTCATCATTCGTTTGCCGAACCCGAAACAAATGCAAGTCTTAGCGAAGATCAACGAATCGCGGATCGATCTCGTCCGGCCGGGCATGCTGGCGCGGGTGAAGATCGATGCGCTCCCCGATGTCGAGTTGCGCGGCCGCGTGAAGAAGGTGAGCGAGTACCCGTTGCAACAGTCGAGCTCGTTCTCGGCGCACATCAAGGAATACGCCACCGAGATCGAAATCCTCAATCCTCCGCCCGGCTTGCGGCCCGGCATGACGGCCCAAGCCGCCGTGATCGCCGAAGAACGGGACGGCGCAGCGCAAGTCCCGTTGCAAGCGGTGATGGAGCGCGACGGCCGGTACTATTGCCTAGTTCACACACCGCAGGGCCTTCAAGCGAAGCAAGTGCAAGTCGGGCCGACGAACTCGAAGCTCGTCGTGATCGAGTCGGGTCTCGAAGGGACCGAGCAAGTCGTGATGACGCCGAAGCAATATGTCGATCTCATCGCGCTGCCGACGCCGATCGACTTCCCGGCGCGCGTGAAGCCGACCGCGATCGCCCGTTCGCATCCGGCGGAGCGCACGCCGGCCGAAGCACGGCTGGCGAAGTCGGAAACCGCCTCGCGCATTCCGAAGCGCGAGCCGATCAAGCGCCCGAAGGCGATGCTCAACGACACCTCGACCACGCACGGGGCAGGGCTATGA
- a CDS encoding ABC transporter ATP-binding protein encodes MKFAVRVNDLRKVYRLGDEEVHALRGVTIDFPEGDYVAVMGPSGSGKSTFLNVLGCLDRPSSGSYFLGDDDVAQMDDDSLSEVRASQIGFVFQSYNLIPQLTVMENIEVPLYYRGKIMPEDRERCRELAELVGLGKRLNHRPTQLSGGQQQRAGIARSLVNNPRFILADEPTGNLDSVTTNEILALFDNLNQAGKTIILVTHEDEVAHRAKRIIRLRDGGVQSDERIK; translated from the coding sequence ATGAAGTTCGCCGTCCGAGTCAACGACCTGCGCAAGGTCTACCGCTTGGGCGATGAAGAAGTTCACGCTCTCCGCGGCGTGACCATCGACTTTCCCGAAGGGGATTACGTCGCCGTGATGGGCCCTTCCGGCTCCGGAAAGAGTACGTTTCTCAACGTGCTCGGCTGCCTCGATCGACCTTCTTCGGGAAGCTATTTTCTCGGCGATGACGACGTTGCGCAGATGGACGACGATTCGCTTTCGGAAGTGCGCGCGTCGCAAATCGGCTTCGTGTTTCAATCGTACAATCTCATCCCGCAGCTGACGGTGATGGAGAATATCGAAGTGCCGCTTTACTATCGCGGCAAGATCATGCCGGAAGATCGCGAGCGGTGCCGCGAGCTCGCGGAACTCGTCGGGCTCGGCAAGCGTTTGAACCATCGGCCGACACAGCTTTCCGGCGGGCAGCAACAGCGAGCGGGCATCGCGCGGAGCTTGGTCAACAATCCGCGCTTTATCCTCGCCGACGAACCGACGGGCAACCTCGACTCCGTCACGACGAACGAAATTCTCGCGCTGTTCGACAACTTGAACCAAGCCGGCAAGACGATCATTCTCGTCACGCACGAAGACGAAGTCGCCCATCGCGCGAAACGCATCATTCGCCTTCGCGACGGCGGCGTACAGTCCGACGAACGCATCAAGTAG